A region from the Corallococcus caeni genome encodes:
- a CDS encoding CARDB domain-containing protein, whose amino-acid sequence MSRLMPTWRHACLLITGTLVVTGCGSEGASSDAAVVRSQGHALEQGADLIITELRAPDAARPGESFSVTATVCNTGSQPVYPQQGTNLLQVYLSTTATQQVPAPGAPPLAQQVTVGELDVGPVNPQQCVTRTFTAYPMPPPSGTLPGAFYLGASIDTRQAVTELNETNNGFVRGLLGLGQAPDLVVTEVKTPPDVRPGAAFIADVRVCNTGTASSPPTQAAVVISTQANLKAPVAGSVPASQARVGEALVPALEAGRCVLTRTQASAQLPPNATPGQALYVGAIVDPAVSIPELREDNNTRGEGRLGVGDGPDLVITGVTAPATLPQGSVGPVSMTVCNVGFTQAPEVRGDVLLSTVATLPPPAQTPDPATATPLAHFDGPGLDAGRCVTLSTQGSAISPTSWQPNTPLYLGARVLKPRFVTELRADNNTFVQGLVGLGNGPDLVVRSLKAQADVAPGTHFPVEATVCNVGTADLGTSARLQLGLSTQGEVIFPRPPEPFGSRTQVPVGSADVPFLTAGQCKTLTVDAIAFQPPDARPNQALSLGAVIDSNRGVPELREDNNVLTQGLVGLGFDADLVITDVKAPANLRDGQVFTASYTACNVGLSPVSSYGVSLYLSVDAAPPQLNPAQPGGPIPGYAFLGRAFTNTTLTQGQCSTQSATFNALRPMELGPLPLSSTLNLSAVVENTSDLRLDNNGFAAGPVGLGNGPDLVITELQGPPSVRPGAQFTSSVRVCNMGTQPSGTSSQVAVYLATGNTLPAPTAQGGAPSSDGTLSLVGTVSVPALGEGACVTQGLTGPATPPALATPQQPLFLGAVVDPMATLPELREDNNTFVAGRMGVGIGPDLAVTSLTFPDTVAPMTPFTATARLCNTGTESSYMTPVLFIVSPEAEWTLPQQGTPVPFPSPSQYLAGQLDAPPLLAGQCQDLPVTLRADRPWSVAPDAPLYLSAVVDPYQGQAELRRDNNVSPGRRLGVGTGPDLIITSVTGPVSTMPGPVNLGVTVCNLGAQAVSGPQVTLHLLTKPSLPMPSPNMPVPTEELLSETTLPSVAARACVTQTVSAFVSGTGVGMPGTQTFFLGASVDRFQAVPEVREDNNTFVGPRIGLGFAPDVVITAMGGPARVQPWAPMQVPVTVCNQGTTPAQSHVVDLLLSTVATLPASAVQGEPVESPTLSRLGSVQIPPLTPGQCVLVEGSATAILPPAAQSGATLYLGASARLYESELRKDNNGFVRGTLIVSATP is encoded by the coding sequence ATGTCACGGCTCATGCCGACATGGAGGCACGCGTGTCTGCTCATCACGGGCACGCTCGTCGTCACCGGCTGCGGAAGTGAAGGCGCGTCATCCGACGCGGCCGTCGTCCGAAGTCAGGGTCACGCGTTGGAGCAGGGCGCGGATCTGATCATCACCGAGCTGCGCGCACCCGACGCCGCCCGCCCCGGGGAGTCGTTCTCCGTCACCGCGACGGTCTGCAACACGGGCTCGCAGCCCGTGTACCCCCAGCAGGGGACCAACCTCCTGCAGGTGTACCTGTCCACCACCGCCACGCAGCAGGTGCCCGCGCCCGGCGCGCCTCCGCTGGCGCAGCAGGTGACCGTGGGTGAGCTGGACGTGGGGCCGGTGAACCCCCAGCAGTGCGTCACGCGCACCTTCACCGCGTACCCGATGCCACCTCCCAGCGGGACGCTCCCCGGCGCCTTCTACCTGGGCGCCAGCATCGACACCCGGCAGGCGGTGACGGAGCTGAACGAGACGAACAACGGCTTCGTCCGCGGCCTGCTGGGCCTGGGCCAGGCGCCCGACCTCGTGGTCACCGAGGTGAAGACGCCGCCGGACGTGCGGCCGGGCGCGGCCTTCATCGCGGACGTGCGCGTCTGCAACACGGGGACGGCCTCCTCGCCTCCGACGCAGGCGGCGGTCGTCATCTCCACGCAGGCCAACCTCAAGGCGCCGGTCGCCGGGTCCGTCCCGGCCTCGCAGGCGCGGGTGGGCGAGGCACTGGTGCCGGCGCTGGAGGCGGGGCGCTGCGTCCTGACCCGCACGCAGGCCTCCGCGCAGCTGCCGCCCAACGCCACGCCTGGACAGGCGCTGTACGTGGGCGCCATCGTGGACCCTGCCGTCTCCATCCCGGAGCTGCGCGAGGACAACAACACGCGCGGCGAGGGGCGGCTGGGGGTGGGTGACGGCCCCGACCTGGTCATCACCGGCGTGACGGCCCCCGCCACCCTCCCGCAGGGCTCCGTGGGGCCCGTGTCCATGACGGTGTGCAACGTGGGCTTCACCCAGGCGCCGGAGGTGCGTGGGGACGTGCTCCTGTCCACCGTGGCCACGTTGCCGCCGCCGGCGCAGACGCCGGACCCGGCGACCGCGACGCCCCTTGCCCACTTCGATGGACCGGGGCTCGACGCTGGACGGTGCGTCACGCTGTCCACGCAGGGGAGCGCGATCTCGCCCACCTCCTGGCAGCCGAACACGCCGCTGTATTTGGGCGCGCGCGTGTTGAAGCCGCGGTTCGTCACGGAGCTGCGGGCGGACAACAACACCTTCGTGCAGGGGCTGGTGGGGCTGGGCAACGGCCCGGACCTGGTGGTCCGGTCGCTGAAGGCGCAGGCCGACGTCGCGCCGGGGACGCACTTCCCCGTCGAGGCGACGGTCTGCAACGTGGGCACGGCCGACCTGGGCACCTCCGCCCGGCTCCAGTTGGGCCTCTCCACGCAGGGCGAGGTGATCTTCCCGCGGCCCCCCGAGCCATTCGGCTCGCGGACGCAGGTCCCCGTGGGGAGCGCGGACGTGCCGTTCCTGACCGCCGGCCAGTGCAAGACGCTGACGGTGGACGCCATCGCCTTCCAGCCCCCGGATGCACGGCCGAACCAGGCCCTGTCCCTGGGCGCGGTCATCGACTCGAACCGGGGCGTGCCGGAGCTGCGCGAGGACAACAACGTCCTCACCCAGGGTCTGGTGGGCCTGGGCTTCGACGCGGACCTCGTCATCACCGACGTGAAGGCGCCCGCGAACCTGCGCGACGGCCAGGTCTTCACCGCGAGCTACACGGCCTGCAACGTGGGCCTCAGCCCCGTGTCCTCCTACGGCGTGTCGCTGTACCTCTCCGTGGACGCGGCGCCGCCCCAGCTGAACCCCGCGCAGCCCGGCGGCCCCATTCCCGGGTACGCGTTCCTGGGCCGGGCCTTCACGAACACGACGCTCACGCAGGGCCAGTGCTCCACGCAGAGCGCGACGTTCAACGCCCTGCGCCCGATGGAGCTGGGGCCCCTGCCCCTGTCCTCCACGCTCAACCTGAGCGCGGTGGTCGAAAACACGTCGGACCTGCGCCTGGACAACAACGGCTTCGCCGCGGGCCCCGTGGGCCTGGGCAACGGGCCGGACCTCGTCATCACCGAGCTCCAGGGTCCCCCCAGCGTGCGGCCCGGAGCGCAGTTCACCAGCAGCGTGCGCGTCTGCAACATGGGCACGCAGCCGAGCGGCACGTCCTCGCAGGTGGCCGTCTACCTGGCCACGGGCAACACCCTGCCGGCGCCCACCGCGCAGGGTGGCGCGCCGTCGTCCGATGGCACGCTGTCGCTCGTGGGAACCGTGAGCGTGCCGGCGCTGGGTGAAGGCGCCTGCGTCACGCAGGGCCTCACCGGCCCGGCGACACCGCCCGCGCTGGCCACGCCGCAGCAGCCGCTGTTCCTGGGCGCCGTCGTCGACCCGATGGCGACCCTGCCGGAGCTGCGCGAGGACAACAACACGTTCGTCGCGGGCCGGATGGGCGTGGGCATTGGCCCGGACCTGGCGGTCACCTCCCTGACGTTCCCGGACACCGTCGCGCCGATGACGCCGTTCACCGCCACCGCGCGCCTCTGCAACACGGGCACGGAGAGCTCGTACATGACCCCGGTGCTGTTCATCGTGTCCCCGGAGGCGGAGTGGACGCTGCCGCAGCAGGGCACGCCGGTGCCGTTCCCCTCGCCGAGCCAGTACCTGGCGGGCCAGTTGGACGCGCCGCCGCTTCTGGCCGGCCAGTGCCAGGACCTGCCGGTGACGCTGCGCGCGGACCGCCCCTGGAGCGTGGCGCCGGACGCGCCGCTGTACCTGAGCGCCGTCGTGGATCCGTACCAGGGCCAGGCGGAGCTGCGCCGGGACAACAACGTGTCCCCGGGGCGGCGGCTGGGCGTGGGCACCGGGCCGGACCTGATCATCACGTCGGTGACGGGGCCCGTCAGCACGATGCCCGGGCCGGTCAACCTGGGCGTCACCGTCTGCAACCTGGGCGCCCAGGCCGTGTCCGGTCCCCAGGTGACCCTGCACCTGCTGACGAAGCCCTCGCTGCCGATGCCGTCCCCGAACATGCCCGTCCCGACCGAGGAGCTGCTGAGCGAGACCACCCTTCCGTCCGTGGCGGCGCGCGCGTGCGTCACGCAGACGGTGAGCGCGTTCGTCTCCGGGACGGGCGTCGGGATGCCGGGCACGCAGACGTTCTTCCTGGGCGCCAGCGTGGACCGCTTCCAGGCGGTGCCGGAGGTGCGCGAGGACAACAACACGTTCGTTGGTCCGCGCATCGGCTTGGGGTTCGCCCCGGACGTCGTCATCACCGCCATGGGCGGGCCGGCCCGGGTCCAGCCGTGGGCGCCGATGCAGGTGCCCGTCACCGTCTGCAACCAGGGCACGACGCCCGCGCAGTCCCACGTGGTGGACCTGCTGCTCTCCACGGTGGCCACGCTGCCGGCGTCCGCCGTCCAGGGTGAACCCGTCGAGTCGCCCACCCTGTCGCGGCTGGGCTCGGTGCAGATCCCGCCCCTGACTCCGGGCCAGTGCGTCCTGGTGGAGGGCTCCGCCACCGCCATCCTGCCGCCGGCGGCTCAGTCGGGCGCGACCCTCTACCTGGGGGCCTCCGCGAGGCTGTACGAGTCCGAGCTGCGCAAGGACAACAACGGCTTCGTGCGCGGCACCCTCATCGTGAGCGCCACGCCGTAG
- a CDS encoding NAD-dependent epimerase/dehydratase family protein, translated as MRVLVTGAAGFIGAHVCERLLARGDTVVGLDALDAAPGDVALRRSRLQRLAGARGFTFLAGDITDAARLGKAFTAARPEGVVHLAARVGVRAPDAEAPAYADTNVTGFVRVLEACREARVQHLVYASSSSVYGAATPAPFREDAPVDQPLNLYGATKRANELMAHAYSHLHRLPASGLRFFTVYGPWGRPDMAPLLFLRALAKGEPLRLHGDGRMRRDFTFVDDVAEAVLRVLDRPPAGSPPHRLLNVGHGEPVALGDFVGLLERHWGAKARVTSVPSQPAEMGSTWADTSRLEAETGFRPRVSVDAGVARLVAWYREWLGTAR; from the coding sequence ATGCGGGTCCTGGTGACGGGCGCGGCGGGCTTCATCGGCGCCCATGTCTGCGAGCGGCTCCTCGCCCGGGGTGACACGGTGGTGGGCCTGGACGCGCTGGACGCGGCCCCCGGGGACGTGGCGCTGCGGCGCTCGCGCCTCCAGCGGCTGGCTGGCGCGCGCGGCTTCACCTTCCTGGCCGGGGACATCACCGACGCGGCCCGGCTGGGCAAAGCGTTCACGGCCGCGCGTCCGGAGGGCGTGGTGCACCTGGCCGCGCGCGTGGGCGTGCGGGCTCCGGACGCGGAGGCCCCGGCGTACGCGGACACCAACGTGACGGGCTTCGTGCGGGTGCTGGAGGCCTGCCGCGAGGCGCGCGTCCAGCACCTGGTCTACGCGTCCTCCAGCTCCGTGTACGGCGCGGCCACGCCCGCCCCGTTCCGCGAGGACGCGCCCGTGGATCAGCCGCTCAATCTCTACGGCGCCACCAAGCGCGCCAACGAGCTGATGGCGCACGCGTACAGCCACCTGCACCGGCTGCCCGCCAGCGGCCTGCGCTTCTTCACGGTGTACGGGCCGTGGGGCCGTCCGGACATGGCGCCGCTCCTGTTCCTGCGCGCGCTGGCGAAGGGCGAACCCCTGCGGCTGCACGGCGACGGGCGCATGCGGCGCGACTTCACCTTCGTGGACGACGTGGCGGAGGCCGTGCTGCGCGTGCTGGACCGGCCGCCAGCGGGGAGCCCGCCGCACCGGCTGCTCAACGTGGGGCACGGCGAGCCGGTGGCGCTGGGGGACTTCGTGGGCCTGCTGGAGCGGCACTGGGGCGCGAAGGCCCGCGTGACGTCCGTGCCCTCGCAACCCGCGGAGATGGGCTCCACCTGGGCGGACACCTCGCGGCTGGAGGCGGAGACGGGCTTCCGCCCGCGCGTGTCCGTGGACGCGGGCGTGGCCCGGCTGGTGGCGTGGTACCGCGAGTGGCTGGGCACCGCCCGCTGA
- a CDS encoding CARDB domain-containing protein: MQRLLPSWRQACLLIAGTLVISGCGSEGASSKATPDRGQSHSLDYEADLIITELRAPDSARDGSAFTATVKVCNQGPATAYPLGGGGTRLQVYLSTTPTQVVPGPDDPPISPEQVTVGEVNMSPIAARQCVTLTVPATAFPPPGQSGTAYYLGASVDTQGKVQELDETNNGFVRGLMGVGIGPDLVVSEVHAPPSVRPGAGFLSDVRVCNVGTEPSSSTHAELYTSTVDTLSLPMPGSPTPTQLLVGSVPVPSLEAGQCRTLRTQTFAQLPPAASQPGQPLYLGAIIDPDQTRPELREDNNTRVAGRLSLGDQADLVITSVTGPTNIEWGMPVSASVTVCNVGTERAQEVRADVLLSTEASLSASQQPGSQTESFVGQTQAPGLDAGRCVTLPVFGAASPPQASQPGDTLYLGARVDSMLSVPELRDDNNTFTRGIVGVGHGPDLVVRSLKAPANLAPSSPFSAEARVCNVGTGDLQGAAHLELFLSTEDTLAPPSPNGPYSEWTQAPAGGAAVFSLAAGQCQTVLVNGYSQLPINAQPGQPLYLGAAIDPFAYVPELNEDNNTFTQGWVGTGPEADLVVTGVQAPANLRDGQSFTATYTVCNQGFSPASSYAYGVSLFLSTELAPPVSRPPPAPPVFSELPRAYAFLGRAEPSMPLGPGQCTTQRSTFMARAPLDAAPSPFELPLNLSAVVDLQGPEPRVDNNGFAAGTVGLGSGPDLVVAELSGPASVRPWESFTSTVKVCNVGTEPTPGGSRVAVYLSVDDTLTAPSPLPSQPMPMPMGGRLTVNDVTLPTLNAGACHTQQVAGQAGTPPDALPFRPLYLGAVVNPDAMTQELRWDNNTRVAGPLSVGNGADLVVTSLEAPATVAPWEPFAASVRVCNVGTDDASSTEVALVVSTEETWTLAPPGSPAPFPTPSQFVAGYLNVAPLQAGQCVSSMGMMSATMPPGSLPEQPVYLSAAVDPFQNRMELREDNNIFARGRLGVGNDPDLVITGVTPPASIQEGRSFTTTVTVCNQGSQPTPAGVQVTLHLLTHPALSLPAMGALPAAPGELLGEVYVPRLGAHACSSTSVSGNYYGPTGGSEPRTYYVGAMVDRNWGILEVRKDNNTFVGPRVGVGSAPDLVVTAIGGPANLEPGAQAQVPVTVCNQGTQSSSSQMVEFFLSTTATPLELTFPGGSMDPASGVSLAGTVEIPPLPENACATREGTLHATPPPTAQPEVPLYLGAFVRAWDATAELRTDNNAFVRGRIGVGFAPDLVVTEVTAPFAVRSGELFATTVTVCNQGTAPTGWNGGRLELILSTQPTLAFQGGMPGSSSTQVTLGELDVGELDAQQCTTRQLFTSTSTLPGYQSSGLFYLGALVDSQQSVMELREDNNAFVEGFLAVLP; this comes from the coding sequence ATGCAACGGCTCTTGCCGTCATGGAGACAGGCGTGTCTGCTCATCGCTGGCACCCTCGTCATCAGCGGCTGCGGAAGTGAAGGCGCGTCGTCCAAGGCGACCCCCGACCGCGGTCAAAGCCATTCACTGGACTACGAAGCGGACCTGATCATCACCGAGCTGCGCGCCCCCGACAGCGCTCGCGACGGGTCTGCCTTCACCGCCACCGTGAAGGTTTGCAACCAGGGCCCCGCGACAGCGTATCCCCTGGGCGGCGGTGGAACGCGCCTGCAGGTGTACCTGTCCACGACCCCCACCCAGGTGGTGCCCGGCCCCGACGATCCGCCCATTTCGCCCGAACAGGTCACGGTGGGCGAGGTGAACATGAGCCCCATCGCGGCCCGCCAGTGCGTCACGCTCACCGTGCCCGCGACCGCGTTCCCGCCTCCGGGGCAGTCCGGCACCGCCTACTACCTGGGTGCCAGCGTCGACACCCAGGGGAAGGTGCAGGAACTGGATGAGACGAACAACGGCTTCGTCCGCGGCCTGATGGGCGTGGGCATTGGCCCGGACCTCGTGGTCTCCGAGGTGCATGCGCCCCCGAGCGTCCGGCCCGGAGCGGGCTTCCTCAGCGACGTCCGCGTCTGCAACGTGGGCACGGAGCCCTCTTCGAGCACCCACGCGGAGCTCTACACCTCCACGGTGGACACGCTGAGCCTGCCCATGCCCGGCTCGCCGACGCCGACCCAGCTGCTGGTGGGCTCGGTCCCCGTGCCGTCGCTGGAGGCGGGCCAGTGCCGCACGCTCCGGACACAGACGTTCGCGCAGCTTCCCCCCGCGGCCTCCCAGCCCGGGCAGCCGCTGTACCTGGGGGCCATCATCGACCCGGACCAGACGCGCCCCGAGCTGCGCGAGGACAACAACACGCGCGTCGCGGGCCGGCTGAGCCTGGGGGACCAGGCCGATCTGGTGATCACCTCCGTGACAGGCCCCACGAACATCGAATGGGGGATGCCGGTCTCCGCCTCCGTGACGGTGTGCAACGTGGGCACGGAGCGCGCCCAGGAGGTGCGCGCGGACGTGCTGCTGTCCACGGAGGCGTCGCTGTCCGCCTCGCAGCAGCCCGGCTCCCAGACGGAGTCCTTCGTCGGCCAGACGCAGGCGCCGGGGCTCGATGCCGGACGGTGCGTCACGCTGCCGGTGTTCGGCGCCGCGTCCCCGCCTCAGGCCTCCCAGCCGGGCGACACGCTGTACCTGGGCGCGCGCGTGGACAGCATGCTGTCCGTCCCGGAGCTGCGTGACGACAACAACACCTTCACGAGGGGCATCGTGGGCGTGGGCCATGGCCCCGACCTGGTGGTGCGCTCGCTGAAGGCGCCCGCCAACCTCGCGCCGTCCTCGCCGTTCTCCGCCGAGGCACGGGTCTGCAACGTGGGCACCGGCGACCTGCAGGGCGCCGCCCACCTGGAGCTGTTCCTCTCCACGGAAGACACGTTGGCGCCTCCGTCCCCGAACGGGCCCTACTCCGAGTGGACCCAGGCCCCGGCGGGCGGGGCGGCGGTGTTCTCCCTGGCCGCCGGCCAATGCCAGACGGTGCTGGTGAATGGCTATTCCCAGCTGCCCATCAATGCGCAGCCGGGTCAGCCCCTGTACCTGGGCGCGGCCATCGACCCGTTCGCGTACGTCCCGGAGCTGAACGAGGACAACAACACCTTCACCCAGGGGTGGGTGGGCACGGGCCCGGAAGCGGACCTCGTGGTGACCGGCGTGCAGGCCCCCGCGAACCTCCGCGACGGCCAGTCCTTCACCGCGACCTACACGGTCTGCAACCAGGGGTTCTCCCCCGCGTCCTCCTACGCCTACGGGGTCTCGCTGTTCCTCTCCACGGAGCTGGCGCCGCCCGTGTCGCGGCCGCCGCCGGCCCCGCCTGTGTTCTCGGAGCTGCCGCGGGCCTACGCCTTCCTGGGCCGGGCCGAGCCGTCCATGCCGCTGGGGCCCGGGCAGTGCACGACCCAGCGCTCCACGTTCATGGCCCGGGCTCCCCTTGACGCGGCGCCCTCGCCGTTCGAGCTGCCCCTGAACCTGAGCGCGGTCGTGGACCTGCAGGGGCCCGAGCCGCGCGTGGACAACAACGGCTTCGCCGCGGGCACCGTGGGACTGGGCAGTGGGCCGGACCTCGTCGTCGCCGAGCTCTCGGGGCCCGCCAGCGTGCGGCCCTGGGAGTCCTTCACCAGCACCGTGAAGGTCTGCAACGTGGGCACGGAGCCGACGCCGGGCGGCTCGCGCGTGGCGGTCTACCTGAGCGTGGATGACACCCTCACCGCTCCGAGCCCCCTGCCCTCCCAGCCCATGCCCATGCCGATGGGCGGCCGGTTGACCGTGAACGACGTGACCCTGCCGACGCTGAACGCGGGCGCCTGCCACACGCAGCAGGTCGCCGGACAGGCGGGCACTCCGCCCGACGCGCTTCCGTTCCGTCCGCTGTACCTGGGAGCCGTCGTCAACCCGGATGCGATGACGCAGGAGCTGCGCTGGGACAACAACACCCGCGTGGCGGGCCCCCTGAGCGTGGGCAACGGGGCGGACCTGGTGGTCACCTCGCTGGAGGCCCCCGCCACCGTCGCGCCGTGGGAGCCGTTCGCCGCCAGCGTGCGCGTCTGCAACGTGGGAACCGACGACGCGAGCTCCACCGAAGTGGCGCTCGTCGTGTCGACCGAGGAGACCTGGACCCTGGCCCCGCCGGGCTCGCCCGCGCCGTTCCCCACCCCCAGCCAGTTCGTGGCGGGGTACCTCAACGTCGCGCCGCTCCAGGCCGGTCAGTGCGTGAGTTCCATGGGGATGATGTCCGCCACCATGCCTCCGGGGTCCCTGCCCGAGCAGCCCGTGTACCTGAGCGCCGCCGTGGATCCGTTCCAGAACCGGATGGAGCTGCGCGAGGACAACAACATCTTCGCGCGGGGACGCCTGGGCGTGGGCAATGATCCCGACCTGGTCATCACCGGGGTGACGCCGCCCGCCAGCATCCAGGAGGGCCGGTCCTTCACCACCACCGTCACCGTCTGCAACCAGGGCTCCCAGCCCACACCGGCCGGGGTGCAGGTGACGCTGCACCTGTTGACCCACCCCGCGCTGTCCCTGCCGGCGATGGGCGCGCTTCCTGCGGCGCCCGGAGAGCTGCTGGGCGAGGTCTACGTCCCGCGACTGGGAGCGCACGCCTGCAGCTCCACCTCGGTGAGCGGGAACTACTACGGGCCCACCGGCGGGTCGGAGCCGCGGACGTACTACGTGGGGGCCATGGTGGACCGGAACTGGGGCATCCTGGAGGTGCGCAAGGACAACAACACCTTCGTCGGGCCGCGCGTCGGCGTGGGGTCCGCGCCGGACCTCGTCGTCACCGCCATCGGCGGGCCGGCGAACCTCGAGCCCGGGGCACAGGCGCAGGTCCCCGTCACCGTCTGCAACCAGGGCACGCAGTCGTCCTCCTCCCAGATGGTGGAGTTCTTCCTCTCCACGACGGCCACCCCGCTGGAGCTGACCTTCCCCGGTGGGTCCATGGACCCGGCCTCCGGGGTGTCGCTGGCGGGCACGGTGGAGATTCCCCCCCTGCCGGAGAACGCATGCGCCACGCGGGAAGGCACCCTCCACGCCACTCCGCCGCCCACGGCGCAGCCGGAAGTGCCCCTCTACCTGGGGGCCTTCGTGCGCGCCTGGGACGCCACCGCCGAGCTGCGCACGGACAACAACGCCTTCGTGCGGGGCCGCATCGGCGTGGGGTTCGCGCCGGACCTGGTCGTCACGGAGGTCACCGCGCCGTTCGCCGTGCGCAGCGGCGAGCTGTTCGCCACCACCGTGACGGTCTGCAACCAGGGCACCGCCCCCACGGGGTGGAACGGAGGCCGGCTGGAGCTCATCCTCTCCACCCAGCCCACCCTGGCGTTCCAGGGCGGGATGCCGGGCTCCTCCTCCACCCAGGTGACCCTGGGCGAGCTGGACGTGGGCGAGCTGGACGCGCAGCAATGCACGACGCGCCAGCTCTTCACCTCCACATCCACGCTGCCCGGCTACCAGTCCTCCGGGCTGTTCTACCTGGGCGCGCTGGTGGACTCGCAGCAGTCCGTGATGGAGCTGCGCGAGGACAACAACGCCTTCGTCGAGGGGTTCCTCGCGGTGCTGCCGTAG